Below is a window of Chloroflexota bacterium DNA.
TGGGGGCAAGCGTTCCGCCATGAGGGAGATGCGCCACCTGCATCCCGAGACGCGTGATCGGATACGACAGGAGGTGCGGAGCTGTCACAACCCAAGGCCACTTGGATGCTATCGGCTCAGGGGGGAAGGGCTATACGCCCTCCGGATCGGCGATTACTACATCATCTACGACGACGACGAACACCTGGTAACCATCCTGCGGGTAAAGCACAGGCGAGAAGCATACCGGAGCTTGTGATCAGCGTCTCACCCGAACAAGAACCGCATCAACGACGAACGTGTAGACGCGGCCGCCACCTCGATCCCCAAGGAAACCTCCAGGAACTTAGCGACTGCCGCCAACAGCGCTACGACCACCGGCACCCACTTGCTCTTGACGTACTT
It encodes the following:
- a CDS encoding type II toxin-antitoxin system RelE/ParE family toxin is translated as MPYRLGGKRSAMREMRHLHPETRDRIRQEVRSCHNPRPLGCYRLRGEGLYALRIGDYYIIYDDDEHLVTILRVKHRREAYRSL